One window of the Flavobacteriaceae bacterium YJPT1-3 genome contains the following:
- a CDS encoding ABC transporter ATP-binding protein, translated as MADTKGKAFDVSLFKRLMRFTKPYKGTLFFVAIAAILLSVFSAARPYLLQQAIDLGITEKDGDQLIFYLSLMLGTLLGEVLFQLAFIYFANWLGQQVVLDIRTQLFKHMLRFKMQYYDRSAVGRLVTRAVGDIETISSIFSQGLFVILSDLLKMSVVVAVMLYNSWQLSLIVFTVLPFILYATRIFQKKMKVAFEEVRTQVANLNSFVQERVTGMKIVQIFSRERIEHKKFNEINKKHMKAWNKTVWYNSIFFPVAEMSTSITIGLIVWYGGLRAAQSDIITIGLITAFIQYAQMLFTPLRQIADKFNTLQMGMVAANRVFGILDTDARIEDSGTQTLTDVKGEITFDNVYFGYTSEEQVLHGISFRAAPGETLAIVGATGAGKSTIINLLTRFYEINDGTIAIDGQNIKELTIASLRKEVAVVLQDVFLFADTILNNITLENPQITEAEVQAAAQEIGVDRFIQSLPKGYHYNVKERGAMLSSGQRQLLAFLRAYVSNPSILILDEATSSVDSHSEQLIQNAIAKLTEGRTSIVIAHRLATIKEADRILVMDKGRIVEMGSHDELVQKENGHYRNLYEVQFMAEALE; from the coding sequence ATGGCAGATACGAAGGGAAAAGCATTTGATGTCAGCCTGTTCAAGCGCTTGATGCGGTTTACTAAGCCCTATAAGGGCACGCTGTTCTTTGTTGCGATCGCAGCCATACTGCTTTCCGTATTCTCGGCGGCTCGGCCCTATCTGTTGCAGCAAGCGATTGACCTTGGGATTACTGAAAAGGATGGCGATCAGCTCATCTTTTATCTCAGTTTAATGCTTGGAACATTATTGGGAGAGGTGCTGTTTCAACTGGCCTTCATCTATTTTGCCAACTGGTTGGGGCAGCAGGTAGTATTAGATATTCGTACCCAATTGTTTAAACATATGCTACGCTTCAAAATGCAGTACTACGATCGCTCTGCTGTAGGGCGTCTGGTTACGCGGGCTGTTGGTGATATTGAGACTATTTCCAGTATTTTCAGTCAGGGCTTGTTTGTGATCTTGAGCGATCTGCTCAAAATGAGTGTCGTGGTCGCTGTGATGCTATACAACAGCTGGCAATTGTCCCTCATAGTATTTACGGTACTTCCCTTTATACTTTACGCAACCCGGATTTTTCAAAAGAAGATGAAAGTGGCCTTTGAAGAAGTGCGAACTCAGGTGGCCAATTTGAATTCGTTTGTTCAAGAACGGGTAACGGGCATGAAAATAGTTCAGATCTTTTCACGAGAACGAATTGAGCATAAAAAATTCAATGAGATCAATAAAAAGCACATGAAAGCCTGGAATAAAACCGTGTGGTATAATTCCATCTTTTTTCCTGTGGCTGAAATGTCAACGTCCATTACCATCGGTCTTATTGTATGGTATGGAGGGTTGAGAGCGGCGCAAAGCGATATCATCACTATCGGCTTGATCACTGCATTCATTCAGTACGCGCAAATGTTATTTACGCCTTTGCGCCAGATTGCCGATAAATTCAACACCCTGCAGATGGGTATGGTTGCGGCCAATCGCGTCTTTGGGATTTTGGATACAGACGCCCGAATAGAGGACTCCGGTACTCAAACTTTGACCGATGTGAAAGGGGAGATTACTTTTGATAACGTCTATTTCGGTTACACTTCGGAAGAGCAGGTATTGCACGGAATTAGCTTTAGAGCTGCACCCGGAGAAACTCTAGCCATTGTTGGAGCGACAGGTGCGGGAAAGTCTACGATCATCAATTTATTGACCCGCTTTTACGAGATCAATGATGGAACCATTGCTATTGACGGGCAAAATATCAAAGAGTTAACCATCGCTTCCTTAAGGAAAGAAGTTGCGGTCGTATTGCAGGATGTGTTCTTGTTTGCTGATACTATTCTTAATAATATTACGCTGGAAAATCCGCAGATCACTGAAGCCGAGGTGCAGGCTGCAGCACAAGAGATCGGTGTTGACCGATTCATTCAAAGCTTGCCCAAAGGGTACCACTACAATGTCAAAGAACGCGGAGCTATGCTTTCAAGTGGTCAGCGACAGCTATTGGCCTTTCTTCGGGCGTACGTGAGTAACCCTTCTATTCTCATCCTTGATGAAGCTACTTCTTCCGTAGATTCTCACAGCGAACAGCTCATTCAAAATGCGATAGCTAAACTTACCGAAGGCCGCACCAGTATCGTAATCGCGCATCGCCTGGCTACCATTAAAGAGGCCGATCGTATTTTGGT